The following are encoded in a window of Brevibacillus ruminantium genomic DNA:
- a CDS encoding fluoroquinolone export ABC transporter permease subunit: MRFAQAFCHDVKMQWRQGFYFIYAILSAIYVLVLQQFSAGTQEVAALLLTFSDPSVLGFFFIGGLVLLEKAQELLGPLFVTPYTPRQYIWSKTLSLTLLSVTAAFGIHLGVFGISQGSGMFDFMTGVVLTSVFFTLLGLGFAVYCQTLNGFFFLGTLGTLIFLMPILNVVGVVSFPYFAWLPSHAGLKLLGAPFELLGWDERLFSWLNLASWIWLAELGVRQAFRRRLPSVGGGRMT, from the coding sequence ATGAGATTTGCTCAAGCGTTTTGTCATGATGTCAAAATGCAGTGGAGGCAAGGTTTTTACTTCATCTATGCCATCCTGTCTGCGATCTACGTGCTGGTGTTGCAACAGTTCTCCGCAGGGACACAGGAGGTTGCGGCTCTCTTGCTTACGTTTTCCGATCCCAGTGTTCTCGGGTTTTTCTTTATTGGCGGGCTGGTCCTTCTGGAAAAGGCTCAGGAGCTGCTGGGGCCGTTGTTTGTCACGCCGTATACGCCCAGGCAGTATATCTGGTCAAAGACGCTTTCCTTGACACTGTTGTCGGTGACGGCTGCTTTCGGGATTCATCTCGGAGTTTTTGGGATCAGCCAGGGTAGTGGCATGTTTGACTTCATGACGGGGGTTGTGCTGACCTCCGTTTTTTTTACCCTGCTAGGTTTGGGTTTTGCTGTATACTGCCAAACGCTGAACGGATTCTTTTTCCTGGGAACGCTGGGAACTCTGATCTTTCTTATGCCAATCCTGAACGTCGTTGGCGTTGTCTCCTTCCCGTACTTTGCCTGGCTCCCGTCACACGCAGGGCTGAAGCTTCTCGGGGCTCCGTTCGAGCTGCTGGGCTGGGACGAGCGGCTTTTTTCCTGGCTGAATCTCGCAAGCTGGATTTGGCTGGCGGAGCTGGGGGTACGGCAGGCTTTTCGAAGACGGCTGCCGTCAGTCGGAGGAGGGCGAATGACATGA
- the tnpA gene encoding IS200/IS605 family transposase gives MKLDNNNHSVFLLYYHLVLVIKYRRKVMDDTISDYAKNMFVRLGESYNISLVEWNHDIDHVHILFKAHPNTEMSKFINAYKSASSRLIKKHFPQVKKKLWKEYFWSRSFCLLTTGGAPIEVIKKYIENQGVK, from the coding sequence ATGAAATTAGACAATAATAATCATTCGGTGTTCCTATTGTATTATCATCTTGTTCTGGTCATAAAATATCGCCGAAAAGTGATGGATGATACCATATCTGACTATGCAAAAAATATGTTTGTTCGATTGGGCGAAAGTTACAATATTTCCTTAGTCGAATGGAATCACGATATTGACCATGTGCATATTTTGTTCAAAGCACATCCGAATACTGAAATGTCAAAGTTCATCAATGCCTATAAAAGTGCAAGTTCACGACTTATCAAAAAGCATTTTCCACAGGTGAAAAAGAAACTGTGGAAAGAGTATTTTTGGTCAAGGAGTTTTTGTTTGCTTACAACAGGTGGTGCTCCCATTGAAGTGATAAAAAAATATATAGAAAATCAAGGTGTAAAGTGA
- a CDS encoding transposase encodes MANKAYKFRLYPTQEQEKLLAKTFGCVRFVYNKMLAERKETYEQFKGDKEALKKQKFPTPAKYKEEFAWLKEVDSLALANAQLNLQKAYKNFFSGRAEFPKFKNRKAGQSYTTNVVNGNIMLLDGYIKLPKLKLVKMKQHREIPSLHMIKSCTVSRTKTGKYYVSILTEYEHQPVQKEVQAVVGLDFSMNGLFVDSEEGETANYPRFYRQALEKLAKEQRILSRRKKGSSRWHKQRLKVAKLHEKIANQRKDFLHKESHKLVKLYDCVVIEDLNMKGMSQALHFGKSVADHAWGMFTTFLGYKLEEQGKKLIKIDKWFPSSKTCSCCGQVKESLSLSERKFHCDCGFVADRDWNASINIKREGLRLLALV; translated from the coding sequence ATGGCAAACAAAGCATATAAGTTCCGTCTGTATCCAACGCAAGAACAAGAGAAACTCCTTGCCAAAACCTTCGGTTGTGTTCGTTTCGTCTACAACAAAATGTTAGCTGAACGAAAGGAAACATATGAACAATTCAAGGGTGACAAAGAAGCGCTAAAGAAACAAAAGTTTCCTACTCCTGCTAAGTATAAGGAGGAGTTTGCATGGCTCAAAGAAGTAGATAGTCTCGCATTGGCGAACGCCCAACTGAATTTGCAGAAGGCATACAAAAACTTCTTCTCTGGTCGTGCTGAATTTCCGAAGTTCAAAAACCGTAAGGCAGGACAATCCTACACAACCAATGTGGTAAACGGAAACATTATGCTTTTGGATGGCTATATCAAATTGCCGAAACTGAAACTTGTGAAAATGAAGCAACATCGGGAAATTCCGTCGCTTCATATGATCAAGTCTTGTACGGTTTCTCGAACAAAAACAGGAAAATACTATGTTTCTATTCTCACTGAATACGAACATCAACCTGTACAAAAAGAAGTGCAAGCTGTTGTTGGCTTAGATTTTTCCATGAATGGCTTATTTGTCGATAGTGAAGAAGGTGAGACAGCCAATTACCCTCGTTTCTATCGCCAAGCCTTGGAAAAATTAGCGAAGGAACAGCGTATTTTATCACGTAGAAAGAAAGGCTCTAGTCGTTGGCACAAACAACGTCTGAAAGTAGCGAAGCTACATGAAAAAATTGCGAACCAACGAAAGGACTTTCTCCATAAGGAATCGCACAAATTAGTGAAACTGTATGACTGCGTGGTTATCGAAGACCTCAACATGAAAGGAATGTCACAAGCACTCCATTTCGGGAAAAGCGTTGCTGATCATGCCTGGGGCATGTTCACGACATTTCTTGGGTACAAGTTAGAAGAGCAAGGGAAAAAGCTTATCAAAATAGATAAATGGTTTCCATCATCCAAAACTTGCTCATGTTGTGGTCAAGTAAAAGAGTCTCTATCCCTTTCTGAGCGTAAATTCCACTGTGATTGTGGTTTTGTGGCAGACAGAGATTGGAATGCTTCTATCAACATCAAACGTGAAGGATTACGCTTATTAGCGTTGGTATAG
- a CDS encoding WG repeat-containing protein, whose translation MTKNGKKGIVDGRTGKEVVAAIWDDIEIPEQKQIAILRSGGWFQYMDLGKQALSKTKYAGAHTYFLSQTRPSVIVMQGESSMMLDPAGTILLPPFAGKIEVVDLAKPGENPDDESIRYLVTTTPGQLTVYDPNTLKPLFSVPKATLAPSDGNKMSVFKVVTGGKYGLVDLSGRYLLQPQFTSIQSMGKGFVRVQGQQGAGLWKDGKMLAEPQYADVRIEHDMLGGFITMKGETVTYHDINAGTSFSLKKGAHYLHDGYVLGQDPVTSKYGVKHISGKTVVPFDYPRLEGVPAMWLLVRPDGKKGILRTVWGQPVQQPDAWFDSVTTLGGYEYLSVMEGNKVGLYSQQKGMLVPPQAGTVIRYDSKFNRVLVTDADGRTREFLSDGTSADSDQPKLQPLTSSLATTFIPDQGIKLVDRTTGQPISKAYRGISLEAKGQLVLALEDGAAYSPPIPQYIDAAVGRTNPVCSATDGWQL comes from the coding sequence GTGACCAAGAATGGGAAAAAAGGCATTGTCGATGGACGCACCGGAAAAGAAGTGGTGGCCGCAATCTGGGATGATATCGAGATTCCGGAACAAAAGCAAATCGCCATCCTCCGCAGCGGCGGATGGTTTCAGTACATGGATCTGGGCAAGCAAGCCCTTTCCAAAACCAAGTATGCGGGCGCTCACACGTATTTCTTGTCCCAGACGCGTCCGAGTGTGATCGTGATGCAGGGGGAAAGCTCGATGATGCTCGATCCGGCAGGTACAATCCTGCTCCCTCCGTTTGCAGGAAAGATTGAGGTCGTCGATCTGGCAAAACCGGGAGAAAATCCCGACGATGAGTCGATTCGCTATCTGGTGACCACGACGCCTGGTCAACTCACGGTATACGACCCGAATACGCTAAAGCCGCTCTTTTCCGTGCCCAAGGCGACCTTGGCTCCAAGCGACGGCAATAAAATGAGTGTTTTCAAAGTAGTGACAGGGGGCAAATACGGCCTTGTCGATCTAAGCGGGCGCTACCTCCTGCAGCCGCAGTTCACCAGCATTCAATCGATGGGAAAAGGCTTCGTCCGCGTGCAGGGTCAGCAGGGAGCCGGTTTGTGGAAGGACGGGAAAATGCTTGCGGAGCCGCAGTATGCGGACGTGCGGATCGAGCATGACATGCTGGGCGGTTTCATCACGATGAAGGGAGAAACGGTGACGTATCATGATATCAACGCCGGTACCTCCTTCTCATTGAAAAAAGGAGCCCACTATCTGCATGATGGCTACGTGCTGGGGCAGGACCCCGTTACGTCAAAGTACGGCGTCAAGCACATCAGCGGCAAAACCGTGGTGCCCTTTGATTACCCCCGTTTGGAAGGGGTGCCGGCGATGTGGCTGCTGGTGCGTCCGGATGGGAAAAAAGGCATTTTGCGAACGGTCTGGGGACAGCCGGTCCAGCAGCCTGATGCCTGGTTTGACAGTGTGACCACATTGGGCGGCTACGAATATCTCAGTGTCATGGAGGGCAACAAAGTGGGCCTGTATTCCCAGCAAAAGGGAATGCTCGTGCCGCCGCAAGCGGGAACGGTGATTCGTTATGATTCCAAATTCAATCGTGTGCTGGTAACAGACGCGGACGGGCGGACACGCGAATTTTTATCGGACGGGACTTCTGCCGACAGCGATCAGCCCAAGCTGCAGCCGCTCACTTCTTCGCTCGCGACCACGTTCATCCCCGATCAAGGGATAAAGCTCGTCGATCGGACGACCGGCCAGCCGATCAGCAAGGCGTATCGGGGGATATCGTTGGAAGCCAAAGGCCAATTGGTCCTGGCTCTGGAAGATGGCGCAGCTTACTCCCCTCCAATACCGCAGTATATCGATGCAGCCGTGGGGCGAACGAATCCTGTTTGCTCTGCAACAGATGGATGGCAGCTTTGA
- the speB gene encoding agmatinase, whose protein sequence is MQYPLSPDVKPEFCTTGSYMRLPAQREDALVAIVGLPFDTAASFRVGARFAPQAIRQASMLLFPYHPVHKVFPFEDTRAIDIGDVSVIPHNIHRSYERMETAMRDLMAKGIVPIGLGGDHSVTLATLRAAKEVWGPVALIQFDSHTDTWDTYYEEKYWHGSPFIRAHEEGLLLPEKVVQIGIRGTLNHPGDVEASLELGYQVITTQEMRKRGAADIIRQIKETIGSTPCFLSFDIDFVDPAYALGTGTPEVGGFTSFETLELVRGLTGLNYIGFDVVEVLPPYDPAQTTSLLAATLVHDFAALVAERQKSGGSAAEQTAPGFL, encoded by the coding sequence TTGCAATATCCGTTATCTCCGGACGTCAAGCCGGAATTTTGCACGACGGGTTCATACATGCGCTTGCCTGCGCAGCGGGAGGATGCCCTCGTCGCCATCGTCGGTCTGCCCTTTGATACGGCAGCCTCGTTCCGCGTGGGGGCCCGTTTTGCGCCGCAGGCAATCCGTCAGGCCTCGATGCTGTTATTTCCCTATCATCCCGTCCACAAAGTCTTCCCGTTTGAAGACACAAGGGCGATCGACATCGGGGATGTGTCCGTGATCCCGCACAATATTCACCGCAGTTACGAGCGGATGGAAACAGCCATGAGAGATTTGATGGCAAAAGGGATTGTTCCCATCGGGCTGGGCGGAGACCATTCGGTAACGCTGGCGACACTCCGAGCAGCCAAAGAGGTGTGGGGTCCCGTGGCGCTGATCCAGTTTGATTCGCATACGGACACCTGGGACACGTATTACGAAGAGAAGTACTGGCACGGCTCTCCATTTATCCGTGCGCATGAGGAAGGCTTGCTGCTTCCCGAAAAGGTCGTGCAGATCGGTATTCGCGGGACCCTGAACCATCCTGGTGACGTGGAAGCAAGTCTGGAGCTGGGTTATCAGGTGATTACGACACAGGAGATGCGAAAAAGGGGAGCTGCTGACATCATCCGCCAGATTAAAGAAACGATCGGATCGACTCCCTGTTTTCTCAGTTTTGATATTGATTTTGTCGACCCGGCCTATGCCCTGGGAACCGGGACACCAGAGGTCGGCGGATTTACCAGTTTTGAGACGTTGGAGCTGGTTCGCGGGCTGACTGGTTTGAACTACATCGGCTTTGACGTGGTCGAAGTGCTGCCCCCCTATGATCCCGCGCAGACGACCTCGCTATTGGCCGCCACACTGGTGCATGATTTCGCGGCACTGGTCGCGGAGCGCCAAAAAAGCGGGGGCAGTGCGGCCGAACAAACAGCGCCAGGCTTTCTATGA
- a CDS encoding aldehyde dehydrogenase family protein, with the protein MINLKMYIAGEWVEAENGEKREIVNPATGEVIALAAEGTVGDAKRAIQVAREAFDSGIWSDVPAVERARLLFRVADMIEERAEELIALETQDNGKPLRESGFDIADAAACFRYYAGLVTKPDGQTYPVADAVQAMVVREPVGVCGLIVPWNYPMLMGVWKIAPALAAGNTIVFKPSEVTPVTAIKLFEILEEAGLPKGVANMVMGTGPVVGHELAASDLVDKVSFTGGTVTGRSIMTAAAGNLKKISLELGGKSPNIVFADADFETAVDYALFGIFANQGQVCSAGSRLLLEDSIHDRFVEKLVERAQKIRVGAGDDPRTEMGPLVSQAHMEKVLRYIEYGKEEGAKLVCGGRRITENGLEKGYFVEPTIFIDTTPEMRIVQEEIFGPVLAVQRFQDEADAIRLANDTVYGLAGGVFTQDGAKAMRVIRKLRAGITWINCYHPTYNEAPWGGYKQSGIGRGLGTFGFDEFTEVKQININMQVQPSGWFEN; encoded by the coding sequence ATGATCAATTTGAAGATGTATATCGCAGGTGAGTGGGTAGAAGCGGAAAACGGAGAGAAAAGAGAGATTGTCAATCCGGCGACCGGCGAGGTGATCGCACTTGCTGCCGAAGGAACAGTGGGGGATGCGAAAAGAGCCATACAGGTTGCGCGGGAAGCTTTTGACAGCGGCATCTGGTCGGACGTACCGGCAGTGGAGCGGGCCCGGCTCTTGTTCCGAGTGGCAGACATGATAGAAGAGCGGGCAGAGGAATTGATCGCTCTGGAAACACAGGACAACGGCAAACCGCTCCGGGAGTCCGGTTTTGATATTGCGGATGCTGCGGCTTGCTTCCGTTACTACGCTGGGCTGGTAACCAAGCCGGATGGTCAGACGTATCCGGTGGCAGACGCGGTTCAGGCGATGGTTGTACGTGAACCGGTCGGTGTCTGTGGTTTGATCGTTCCCTGGAATTATCCGATGCTGATGGGTGTATGGAAAATCGCGCCTGCCCTCGCTGCTGGCAATACGATTGTCTTCAAGCCGTCGGAAGTGACCCCGGTAACCGCGATCAAGCTGTTTGAGATCCTGGAAGAAGCCGGTTTGCCCAAAGGGGTGGCCAATATGGTGATGGGCACCGGACCTGTGGTGGGTCATGAGCTGGCCGCAAGTGATTTGGTCGACAAGGTCTCCTTTACCGGCGGAACCGTGACTGGCCGCAGTATCATGACAGCCGCCGCTGGCAATCTGAAAAAAATCTCGCTGGAATTAGGAGGCAAATCGCCCAATATCGTCTTTGCGGATGCCGACTTCGAGACAGCCGTCGACTACGCCTTGTTCGGGATTTTTGCCAACCAGGGGCAGGTTTGCTCCGCGGGCTCCCGTCTGCTTCTCGAAGACAGCATTCACGACCGTTTTGTCGAGAAGCTGGTGGAGCGGGCGCAAAAAATTCGGGTGGGAGCGGGAGACGATCCGCGCACAGAAATGGGGCCGCTCGTCAGTCAGGCACATATGGAAAAGGTGCTGCGCTACATTGAATATGGAAAAGAAGAAGGGGCCAAGCTGGTTTGCGGCGGCCGTCGCATCACGGAAAACGGCCTGGAGAAAGGCTACTTCGTCGAACCCACGATCTTTATTGATACCACCCCTGAGATGCGTATCGTGCAGGAGGAGATTTTTGGACCAGTCCTCGCCGTCCAACGCTTCCAGGATGAGGCCGATGCGATCCGTTTGGCCAACGATACGGTCTATGGCCTAGCGGGAGGTGTCTTTACCCAGGACGGTGCCAAAGCTATGCGCGTGATCAGAAAGCTTCGGGCAGGCATCACCTGGATCAACTGCTACCATCCTACCTACAACGAAGCGCCGTGGGGAGGCTATAAGCAGAGCGGGATCGGAAGGGGCCTCGGGACCTTTGGCTTTGACGAATTCACAGAGGTAAAACAGATCAATATCAACATGCAGGTGCAACCTTCCGGCTGGTTTGAAAACTGA
- a CDS encoding YitT family protein gives MSSKRRSGVSLNSPQRKITEYGMLIIGSLILATSFNLFLNPNQLASGGVSGLSVIFHHLFQWPPSVVQWAFNIPLFLLGFWLLDRQYSMKAAIGSIILPLFVQLTSHLQPLTDNTLLASIYGGMGVGLGIGIVFRGRGSTGGFSIASQILHKYSGISLGASVAVFDGMVIFLAGFVFSPEKALYALIALFVTSKTIDIVQMGWNTSKVAYIISDETDKLREAILFDLDRGVTLLDGSGGYTGDARKVLMAVVSQSEVSKLKMLVRSVDAEAFIILCPAQEVLGEGFRAV, from the coding sequence GTGTCATCAAAACGTCGATCCGGTGTCAGTCTGAACAGCCCGCAGAGAAAAATAACAGAGTACGGCATGTTGATCATAGGATCACTGATACTGGCCACCAGCTTCAACCTGTTTCTCAACCCCAATCAACTGGCGTCAGGCGGTGTTTCCGGTCTGTCTGTCATCTTCCATCATCTTTTCCAGTGGCCGCCGTCCGTTGTGCAGTGGGCATTCAACATTCCGCTTTTTTTGCTGGGCTTTTGGCTGCTGGACAGGCAGTACAGTATGAAAGCCGCCATCGGCTCGATTATTCTGCCGCTCTTTGTCCAGTTGACCAGCCATCTGCAGCCATTGACGGATAATACCCTGCTCGCCAGTATCTACGGAGGAATGGGCGTGGGTCTGGGGATCGGGATTGTGTTTCGCGGCAGAGGCTCGACTGGCGGTTTTTCGATTGCTTCGCAAATCCTGCATAAATACAGCGGAATCAGTTTGGGAGCTTCGGTGGCTGTCTTTGACGGGATGGTGATTTTCCTGGCAGGCTTTGTGTTTTCCCCCGAGAAAGCCTTGTATGCCTTGATCGCTCTATTCGTGACGAGCAAAACCATCGATATCGTCCAAATGGGCTGGAATACCTCAAAAGTAGCCTATATTATTTCAGATGAAACGGACAAGTTGCGCGAGGCGATTCTCTTTGATCTCGACCGGGGGGTTACGCTCCTGGACGGCTCTGGAGGCTATACGGGAGACGCCCGCAAAGTGTTGATGGCAGTTGTCAGCCAAAGCGAGGTCAGCAAGCTGAAAATGCTGGTCCGCTCTGTTGATGCCGAAGCGTTCATCATTCTGTGTCCGGCCCAGGAAGTGCTGGGAGAAGGATTCCGGGCCGTATAG
- a CDS encoding nucleoside deaminase, whose amino-acid sequence MNDQKWMQQAIQMACDNVRSGHGSPYGALVVKNGEIIGRGVNEVTATQDPTAHAEILAIREACKHENSPSLEDCVIYASGEPCPMCLTAIYYTGIQTVFYGYSKEEAKPYGFNSGAIYEQIALPMEQRSIQMKKLENDQTVENPLILWQQAKEKQD is encoded by the coding sequence ATGAACGATCAAAAATGGATGCAGCAAGCGATTCAGATGGCGTGCGACAATGTACGCTCAGGGCATGGCAGTCCGTATGGCGCTTTGGTGGTCAAGAACGGAGAAATCATCGGCCGCGGTGTAAACGAGGTGACTGCCACGCAAGATCCGACGGCCCATGCGGAAATCCTGGCGATCCGCGAAGCCTGCAAGCATGAAAACAGTCCTAGCCTGGAAGACTGCGTCATCTATGCAAGCGGCGAGCCGTGCCCCATGTGTCTGACGGCGATCTACTATACCGGGATTCAGACCGTCTTCTACGGCTATTCCAAAGAAGAGGCGAAGCCCTACGGCTTTAATTCGGGAGCGATCTACGAGCAAATCGCCTTGCCGATGGAGCAGCGATCCATACAGATGAAAAAACTGGAAAATGATCAGACTGTGGAAAACCCGCTTATCCTCTGGCAGCAGGCCAAAGAAAAGCAGGATTGA
- a CDS encoding DUF1516 family protein: MYKALVESHVGAWEVAFLLLIVSYILYRVGKERIAKILHMILRLMIVIIVVSGIWMLFAFRSGDVLYYIKGVLGLLTFGLMEMALGRARRNEASTGFFIGALVLLVVVILTGYRVIL, translated from the coding sequence GTGTATAAAGCACTGGTAGAGTCCCACGTGGGAGCTTGGGAAGTAGCTTTTCTTCTGTTGATCGTCAGCTACATCCTGTATCGTGTGGGCAAAGAGCGAATCGCAAAAATTCTGCACATGATTTTGCGTCTGATGATCGTCATTATCGTGGTATCTGGTATTTGGATGCTGTTTGCTTTCCGCTCCGGAGATGTCTTGTACTATATCAAAGGAGTTTTGGGACTGCTTACTTTCGGATTAATGGAAATGGCACTGGGACGAGCACGTCGCAATGAAGCAAGCACCGGCTTTTTTATCGGGGCTCTCGTCTTGCTGGTTGTCGTGATTCTGACCGGATATCGCGTTATTCTGTAA
- the nagB gene encoding glucosamine-6-phosphate deaminase, which yields MKWLIVEDYEKLSREAARLVAVQVAAKPASVLGLATGSTPLGMYKELTRLNREEGLDFSQITTFNLDEYVGLAADHSQSYRTYMRDHFFQHVNLSAEKTHIPSGDASDLDEECSRYEEAIAAAGGIDIQILGIGGNGHIGFNEPGSPVDSRTRVVQLAARTIEDNARFFASVEEVPTKAVSMGIQTILNARRIVLLASGASKAEAIQLMLEGEKTPEVPASLLQQHPDVTVIMDRQAASRLSSRFYDQEHVL from the coding sequence ATGAAATGGTTGATAGTCGAAGATTATGAGAAACTCAGCAGGGAGGCGGCGAGGCTCGTAGCTGTGCAGGTCGCAGCGAAGCCCGCGTCTGTGCTGGGATTGGCAACGGGGAGCACGCCCCTTGGCATGTACAAGGAATTGACGCGCCTAAATCGTGAAGAAGGCTTGGACTTTTCCCAGATCACCACCTTTAATCTGGATGAGTACGTGGGGCTTGCCGCTGATCATTCCCAAAGCTACCGGACTTACATGCGGGATCACTTTTTTCAACATGTAAACCTGAGTGCGGAGAAAACACATATTCCCTCCGGAGATGCTTCCGATCTTGACGAGGAGTGCAGTCGTTATGAGGAAGCAATAGCGGCCGCAGGAGGAATTGATATCCAAATTTTGGGAATTGGCGGCAATGGTCATATCGGCTTTAATGAGCCGGGCTCGCCCGTTGATTCACGAACAAGAGTTGTTCAGCTTGCAGCGAGAACTATTGAGGACAATGCCCGTTTCTTTGCATCTGTCGAGGAAGTTCCGACAAAAGCTGTGTCGATGGGGATTCAGACCATTTTGAATGCCAGACGCATCGTACTTTTGGCCAGCGGGGCGTCGAAGGCAGAAGCGATCCAGCTGATGCTGGAAGGAGAGAAGACGCCAGAGGTGCCGGCCTCCTTGCTGCAGCAGCATCCCGATGTGACTGTCATCATGGATCGTCAGGCTGCCAGCCGTCTTTCTTCACGTTTTTACGATCAGGAACACGTCCTGTAG
- the hemQ gene encoding hydrogen peroxide-dependent heme synthase codes for MSTNEALLTLEGWYTYHDFRKINWEKWKKATPEERNAAVDELQGLLRSWDANEQEQAGSTAVYSILGHKADLVFMFLRPTMQELDAIKTAFNKTKFADFTEVDYSYISVVELSNYVHNPGEDPKSNPHVRERLYPILPKWEHICFYPMNKKRDGQDNWYMLTMQERAEMMRSHGMIGRKYAGKIKQIIGGSVGFDDWEWGVTLLSNDPLEFKHIVYEMRFDEVSARYGEFGNFLVGNRVTSESLQSMLQI; via the coding sequence TTGAGTACGAATGAAGCGCTTCTTACCTTGGAAGGTTGGTATACGTATCACGATTTTCGCAAGATCAACTGGGAGAAATGGAAGAAAGCCACGCCAGAAGAACGCAACGCTGCAGTGGACGAGCTGCAGGGACTGCTGCGCAGCTGGGATGCGAACGAACAAGAGCAAGCAGGCAGCACAGCCGTCTACTCGATTTTAGGCCACAAGGCTGACCTGGTTTTCATGTTCCTGCGCCCCACCATGCAAGAGCTGGATGCGATCAAAACCGCTTTTAACAAAACGAAATTCGCTGACTTCACAGAAGTGGATTACTCTTACATTTCTGTCGTGGAGCTGAGCAACTACGTACATAATCCGGGAGAAGACCCGAAATCCAATCCCCATGTCCGGGAGCGTCTCTATCCGATCCTGCCGAAATGGGAGCATATCTGCTTCTATCCGATGAACAAAAAGCGGGATGGACAGGACAACTGGTACATGCTCACCATGCAGGAGCGTGCTGAAATGATGCGTTCCCACGGCATGATCGGCCGTAAATACGCAGGCAAAATCAAGCAGATCATCGGCGGCTCCGTTGGTTTCGACGATTGGGAATGGGGTGTAACGCTGCTCTCCAATGATCCGCTCGAATTCAAGCACATCGTATACGAAATGCGATTCGATGAAGTGAGCGCCCGCTACGGAGAGTTTGGCAACTTCCTGGTAGGGAATCGCGTAACCTCTGAATCTCTGCAATCTATGCTGCAAATCTAA